The Streptomyces sp. ICC1 DNA window GGCCCCGGCCGAGGCCGTCGTCGAGGAGGCCGCCCCGGCGGCTCCCGCCAAGAAGGCGGTCCGCAAGACGGCCGCCAAGAAGGCGACGACGACCGCGGCGAAGAAGGCCCCGGCCAAGAAGGCGGCGACCGCCAAGAAGACCGTCGCCAAGAAGGCGGCGACGGCCAAGACGGCCGCGAAGAAGACCGTTGCGAAGCGGGCGACGAAGAAGACCGCGGCGGCCGAGCAGCAGACGCTGCCCTCCGTCTCGGCTCCGACCGAAGCCTGATCCGCTCCAACGCCGTGGGCCCCGCCGAGAGGCGGGGCCCACGGCCTTGCGGGACCCGGTTTGACCCTCCGGTACCGGCCCCGTAACCTAGACCGTCGGCGTGTCTTAGACGATTACGTTTAAAACGCGCCGCACTCCTGAGCACCTTCCTCCCGCTGAGCACCACGTGCGGGAGAGGCCGCTCGTCCAATCCGGATCGGTGTGGTCCTGCCCTCGTGGCGGGTCCTGCCTGAGCGGCTGGCTTCAGGAGTACCCGCCCCGAGTGAGAGAGAGATCCGCGTGTACGCCATCGTGCGCAGCGGTGGCCGCCAGCACAAGGTTGCTGTCGGTGACATCGTTGAGGTTGACAAGATTCCCACCGCCAAGGTTGGCGACACGGTCGAGCTCTCGACCCTGCTCGTTGTCGACGGCGAAGCCGTGACCAGCGACCCGTGGGTCCTGGCCGGCGTCAAGGTCACGGCTGAGATCGTGGACCACCACAAGGGCGTCAAGATCGACATCCTGCGTTACAAGAACAAGACCGGCTACCGCCGTCGCCAGGGTCACCGCCAGCAGTACACGGCGATCAAGGTCACCGGTATCCCCGCGGCTGCGAAGTAAGAGGGACTGAGACATGGCACACAAGAAGGGCGCATCGTCCACCCGGAACGGGCGCGATTCCAATGCTCAGCGGCTCGGCGTGAAGCGCTTCGGCGGTCAGGTCGTTTCCGCTGGTGAGATCCTCGTCCGCCAGCGCGGCACCCACTTCCACCCCGGTTCGGGTGTCGGTCGTGGTGGCGACGACACGCTGTTCGCGCTGCTGGCCGGTTCGGTCCAGTTCGGCACGCACCGTGGCCGCAAGGTCGTCAACATCGTTCCGGCTGCCTGATTCAGCTTCCGCTGAACCAGTAGTACCCGAAACATCCCGAGGGCGGATCTCAACTCTTCCCGGCGCGAGCCGGGAAGAGAGGTCCGCCCTCGGCGCGTTGTCACATAGACACGTTTAATGGGCAGCAAGGCCTGCCCGGGACATTCCCGTATGTATCTGGAGGATCACCCATGACCACCTTCGTGGACCGCGTCGAGCTGCACGTCGCCGCGGGTAACGGGGGCCACGGCTGCGCCTCCGTTCACCGGGAGAAGTTCAAGCCGCTCGGCGGCCCCGATGGCGGCAACGGCGGCCGTGGCGGCGACGTCATCCTGGTGGTGGAGCAGGCTGTCACCACCCTGCTGGACTACCACCACAGCCCCCACCGCAAGGCCACCAGCGGCAAGCCCGGCGAGGGCGGCAACCGCTCCGGCAAGGACGGCCAGGACCTGGTCCTGCCCGTGCCGGACGGCACCGTCGTCCTCGACAAGGAGGGCAACGTCCTCGCCGACCTCGTCGGCCAGGGCACCACCTACGTGGCCGCCGAGGGCGGCCGCGGCGGCCTCGGCAACGCCGCGCTGTCCTCCGCCCGCCGCAAGGCGCCCGGCTTCGCGCTCCTCGGCGTCCCCGGCACCGGCGGCGACGTCATCCTGGAGCTCAAGACCGTCGCCGACGTGGCGCTGGTCGGTTTCCCGA harbors:
- the rplU gene encoding 50S ribosomal protein L21 produces the protein MYAIVRSGGRQHKVAVGDIVEVDKIPTAKVGDTVELSTLLVVDGEAVTSDPWVLAGVKVTAEIVDHHKGVKIDILRYKNKTGYRRRQGHRQQYTAIKVTGIPAAAK
- the rpmA gene encoding 50S ribosomal protein L27 — protein: MAHKKGASSTRNGRDSNAQRLGVKRFGGQVVSAGEILVRQRGTHFHPGSGVGRGGDDTLFALLAGSVQFGTHRGRKVVNIVPAA